The Toxoplasma gondii ME49 chromosome XI, whole genome shotgun sequence region GACATGTTCAGAGACGTGTTGAGAGCACATTCGCTGAAACGGCCCTGTCCGTGACGTGACCGTTTGACCGCCGTGCCAAGTCAAGCGAGCATGGATACGGAAAAACGGCATGCATACGCGCATGCGCAAGAAAAGAGGCGCAGCCACgatctgcgcatgcagcgactcGCGACAcacctgagagaagaagatcgtGGTGAACGGGAGACCATCGAAGTGCATTCACATCGGAGGTGTGGGCGTGGAGCAGAGCGAGTGCCGGTCCCGCCGTGCTGCTTCTCGTGTCGTAGATTCTGTAAAAGGATCGAACGTGAACAGAGTATAagtggcgcatgcaaacgcgcACAGCTAGCCGTTCGCTGAAGTGTGTATCGCGAGCTAAAGGCTCCTGCAAACGCTCCTCGTTCAAACGTGAAACCCAGACGAAGCACACGCAAACCGAATACCCGACATCGGATCCAGCGACGCAGCAACTGTCTGAACAATTACAGTGTGTACATGTGGAAATACATgtaagcatatatatatatatgtatatatacatatacctATGCTTTATATGAAAATATATGATCAGAccattatatatatatatatatatatgtatatacgtataagAACACAAATGCCGCACATCCAACCATACTTACATATATGTTTACGTATAGAGACGTAGGTAGAGACATATGCAAGTACACACACTtacacacaaacacatgCTAGTATTTCTACCCACCGAtttctatctatatatctatccaTCTAGACTTGAACACACAAATCCAgtcatgcatatatatatatatatatatatatatatatatggttcTAACCGAATTCCTCCATCATTGGAGGCTGTGGCGAAGACGTCGCCAGCTCCACTTCCGCCAAGTTTCCACTGAGTTTCTTCGACGGATGCTCCTTCTGAGACTCCAGAGAACCGCACCGGCGCggccttctttttctttttcgaagCATGCATGATTTTCGAGACGGCCCAGCCGCCCTCCTGCGGCTCCCAGAGGCACACGCAGCCCTCTACATCTCCCGATAGCATTTTGCCAGTCTGTGAAGcaaagcaggagagacatcCGATCGCGGGCGATGCGCAGAGTGGCGACCGACTGCACATGCCGACCAGAGACTGACATCAACGTCAAACCCTGTTGCTCTGTCTACGCCGCGTCtttctcgagagagaaagcaaggagAGGACATAAACGCACTTTCGAGGGGCCTGAGGGCCGCTTCTAACTCACCTCCCTGATTGTGTACTTAACGACTTCACGTCCCTTGGAACGTTCATCCCGTGTTTTTAAAATCGCTTACATGGACCGGATTCCAATCGAGCGCGTAGCCCTCGACTCCGTGGTCCTTGTAGGTGAACTTGGGGGGCTGGTGAGGCGTCGGCGGCGGACCTGAAACGAAGCGGAATACGCGAATCTGGATATACACGTGAACGTGGAGTCTTCAGAgtcgaaaacgagaaacaccacggacaggagaaagacaacgcGCGCTACGACTCAGGACGGTCACgacaggcagaagagaacatGGACTCAGGAACCAAAAACATTGGCGATGGCAACCAGTACACGTCCAACGCGTAGGATAAAAAGCTCCTCCCCCAACGAAGGGAATCTACAGAACCACCGGACTCCCGCGTTCCACTGTTTACCACGGAGTTTTCTCACGACTGGGATTTCCGGCCCTGaagtctgtctctctccagaggaGATAAGAAGGAAGACCCAAAACGatacagagaggaaaactcTGTGCTCTCACCAGCTGCGCCAGGGTCGTCCAGACGCTTGACCTGCTTGTCGATATCCCACACGTTCACCTCGCCCAGGTCAGACCACGTTGCCACGAGTCGGTTCATCTGAGCGAGTTTCGCGTTCAGAtacgagaaacgagaaaatgAAGCAGCTACTCATTTATCCAAAAACGCGTACACACTCTGCATCTATGTAAATGAAGtggtatgcatgcatacgaGCATGCATGGAAGTGCGTAACTTCGTGCACGGGATAAGCACAAGAAAACTCGTGttcagaggaaaggaaaaacactAAACAGAAGCCCCATCCCCCCCTTGAAAGGACCCCTGTTTTAGGTTGCCGTTTCCAAAAGGATCTCCGTTCGTCAGTGACAGGAAAAATATCCACAgcatctgcttctctctcggcagcCTACACCGTGAATCCTAGGCCGACACCCATCGACGGGGACCGAGGGCGACTGCGAAATCAGCATTTGTATGACCAAGAACTTCGCACGCATGTGTGTCGTTTGACTGCAGCGCGACAGACGTGATTGTAaaggtgagaaaaaagaaatcGCAACAAAGCCACGCGTACCTGTGGGCAGCACCGGACACGGTTGACAGTGCCCTGGTGTGCGATAATGCGGAAATCCAGTTTCGGGTCTTCGTCAGatccttcgtcgtcgctctgcACGCAAACAAGGCAGTGGAGCCGACCGAGAAGTCGAGACACCGAGGAGTTGGAAAACGTCAGacaaaaacgcgaaaaaaaggccTCTCTCCAGAGCAACTCCGCGAAGGGAGCTCCACCAGAGAGtccagagaagaggcgaaaaacaCGCGTTTTCCCACCGAAAGGAACAGACaccacacgcatgcagacgcgtgAGCCTGCGAACGGTGGAGGCCATGTCTCAGACGCATAGCCGTTATTTCATAAGATGTCCACAAGGTATCaaagtgcatgcatatctctctctcgctatatatatatatatatatatataggggGGATGGGTGGTGATGCGTCTACTCGAGTATATAAATATCAGTATGTTTGCATGTAGGTAGGTATCCAGAGTGAGACGTGGTTCAAGAACCGTATCCGAGTATTTATctacatattcatataaaAGAATTGACGTACTGCGGCCAAGCGTACAGACGTAAACATTCATATGCATGTGGAAACACAAGGCGGCGAGGGCCGCGGTGAGAGTGTGAAAATGTGCAGTTGTTTTCCTTGTTCACACGCGCGGTCGGTTCGTTCTTACTTCGTCGCTGGACTCATCGTCGCTGTCGCGCGCGTCCTGGTTTGTCTTGTGTAAGTCACTCCACTTCATGATGAAGAGCCGGTTGCCCTTCGACGTTTCAGCCTGAGTGCCGCCGACGACGTACGCCGTGTGCGGAGGCTTCGTCCGGAGCTTGAAGACAGCGCATgtcaagaaagaaaaaaaagagccATGAAGCGGAACGGACGCGagaggggaaacagagagaacggccggtggggaaagaagggaagaaaggacaAGAAGGACAGGAAGTGCGGAGAACcaacgagagaaagcggaaaaaggaggtgaaaagagacacgaCAGAAAAGGGCACTcaaagcgaaagaaacgagaaggaaaaggaaagcaaaaTAGGACATGAGAGGAGtcaaaacagagagaaggacgatTCAGGGTGGGTACGCCATGGGCAAGGTGCACGGGATACGACATCatgagacacagagacgacggaTGCAGCGACGATACGCCGGAGAACGCagacaacgcatgcaagcgtgAACTGCAAACGATGACAGAAACGGGGAACGAcggtggagaaggcgacacacAGAACGAGCGAGACGCAGTCGGCAATGGCCAAGCTTTAAAAGCAGCAAAAGCACCTGAGAGTCGAAAACCGTAACGAGAGGATTAACAGTGAATTGCAAGAAAGGTCAAAAGACTACAAAGATACAACGGAAAGTGAAGCcgaagtggagaaaggaggaagattGAAATGGAACGCAGGCGACTCAGAAAAAGACATAGAGGGGAGCAagaacagacgaaggaacGAGGACGCCTCTGCGGGACCAACAATTCTCGAGCAGAAATCAGGCGAAGAAATTCCAAGGAAGACAGAAATAGGAACAAGAGAtgagaacgcgaaggaaaacgagtcCTCAGATGTAAATCCTTACAGCTCCATGGGGCTCACGAAGAATGtcgaaagagaggcaagacCATTCCATAGTGGCGCGGTGCAGCATCTCGTACGCAGAGGGGTCAAAGTCGAGCTCTTCACCTGGTGGATGGAAAACGAACGCGCGATTTGTGCTTTTCTCAACAGTGTTCCCAGTTCTCTGTGTTGTGTGCAAATGCATGTTTCTTGCCCCGCtgtccttctcgttcttcacCGCCGTCTggctctgcctttctccatATCGGAAAGGCGAAGCTGCCGTGTCTCCCGTTCGAGCGACGCGCTTGTGCATATCTATCTCTCCGCTTTACAGAATTGTACATATTGAGAGATATGGACTTAGTTCTGTATATCTACACCTgtgcatatttatatatgtatttacataaatatatacttatataaacatatataaatgcatgcgttgcaTACGAAGGTACGCGCGTGTGCCAAGCAGCAATCCGTGTTTACTCAGTGCTCTGGACACACTCGcatgagagaagacgcaatGCATGCAGGACTTTCAGGGCAGGTGACCCCGCCCCACCCCATTTCGTTTCCAGCAgatatttgtgtatatacGAATAAATATGCAGgtctgaggaagaaggaacgtGTGGACGGTAGGTTGAGAGAGAAACCATATGCTGCGAGAAGACAGTTGAGGTTACTTGTCGTTGAGTTTCGATAAAAAAAAGTCTTTCTTCAAGGCTGAAGACTCGTCCGTCCTACCTTCTGCGAGGGTGTCGATTCCTGGCCTCCACGCGCGCGTCACGACctgagaggagaaagacagaacaCAGCAACTCCACGGTTTTTCTCCGACGCTTGATATCAGGGCATCGGCCCAGTGTACAGACGAAGATCTACGGGCGCGCAAGTGCGAAAGAAAGCCGTAAACTCAGAATATCGCCAAGAGCGAACAGTGAGAATTAAACGAGaacaaaggagacgaaatCCGGTGTCCGACGCCCGAATGGACAGCCGGAAGACCCACAAGAACGAGGAACGACAGTAAGAAAGGACAACTACGGAATACAAATTGAGACAAGCGCGAATCTATCCAAGAACAATAGACTGGACGGTGCATACACCTAGCCACCCACTGACGCAGATGTCAGGAAATGCCTGTAAAAACGCTCCTCCGTTGATTCACGAGCACAGCACAAGAGATTGTgtgggggagagagacaagaaaagggAACGTGTGAGGAACAATCGACAACTGTGAAGTATCTCTGAATAACACAGCAGGGAAGACAACGCTGCACCCGGTTTCCAAGCATCTGCGTAATCtaaaggagaaagagcagacagaTGCTTCTTGGATTACgcactttctcttcctccttcccttgctcgtcgtctccctcgtcctcgACCTCCGACTCAGCGTCGCTGTCGGAAGAGGCTCCTGCTTTCATCTGGGCAGCCAGccgatcttcttcgtcgtaTTCGTCTTCATAGGGATCCTCGAAGTCCaaagcttcttcttcctcatcgaGCTGCTCTGCGCcattcttcgtctttctctttctttctctctcgacctcgaCTTCTCGCGGTGCGCTGAAGGCCGAAGAAGCCTCcatcgcttcctcctcctgtgtctggaaaaacgaagagcagCCGGTTCTATTCAGGAGAGAGGTatgacgagaaaggaaaaacgaacatGTCCTTTCTTCTACAACTGGAGAGGCGTAataaagagagaaaacggacagGGAACAACTTACTCTATAGAAAAGAAGATCGAAAAGGAGCAAAGACTGCTTCTACTGACAATGAGAGGGAATGAAAGATTACAGTAAGACGGAAAGCAGCATCTTCTGCAAgttgcagagaaacagaaatgcCTGAAGGGAGAAACCTAGATGGAACATCCTCCGGAGGCTATCCAGACACATGCACAGCTTGTTCTTGTACCTCGACCTCCGTGTCCGCCTACGAGATATGAAGAACCGGGTATCCAAGAAACTGTCCATGTTTGCTCATATACAAGGAAGAGATAACTCTGCAACTACACATGCATGGATCTGCGTCTGAACGCGGAAGGATAAACGTCGAGCGACAGCCCCGTCGGGAGCACACAGGTTTCGGTGTTTCGTTAGCtcactttctcttcgcctgcccGTTTCCCCAttgtggagaaaagaaaaatcAAAAGgttgaagaaagagagggaggagacgggagagacacaaTCGATTTGTGCGACGGGAGAAACTCAGCCCCACAAAGAGTTCGAGACCTGGTGAAAAAAAAAGTGCCTCAGGAACGCGAAAATGTCTTTGTTCCCGCACTCGACGGCACTCCTTCagcaaaaagagaaaactgagaaaggcaaagaagTCGGGACTTCGTgctttccactttttctctttctgtcgctttcgcgctctcttctctcagctcGAGTTCGTTCAAAGGTACACTTTGCGTAGCGAGTTTCGCGGTGGACAGCGCTGGCACTGCCGACGAGGAGATTCTGCGAAAGCCACGAGGGGACGAAGACAAGCAAAGCTGTGGCTGTAATTTCCAGGGTCTTCCTCGTTTGCTTCATGGGAAAGAGCTCCTCAACAGGCGCATTTCCCGAAGACAGCCTGCCCAGCAAAACCGAAAAGCATTGGATTCTTGACAACACCCTCTCGTCCCTCCCCCATTTTCTCATGTTCCGGTTAGGAGCTCATATGAGAACGGCAACGATGTCGAGCTGGAAAACTGACGAAAAAGGAACGAAAACCGTCCAAGGGCTAACGGGCCGCTCTCTCATCTGGAATGTTCACTGAGTGTATGTAGGAAACGTGGTTTTTCGTTTCCACTTGGCTGACACAGGTTCTTTGGGATCAATTTCTTTTCAAGGGTGAAACATATAGTACAGTAACACAGTCGTTACGCAACAAGGCAGCTGATGGTGAGTGAGTGGCTATTTCGTCGAAGCAGAGGGGATAATGGCTTCCGTTACATTGTTCCACTCAATTCCATCACGGTGGTAAGAGGCCAATTTAAGAGCCTAAACATGTCCTCAACTTGCGCGACAAAGGCGAAGAGCCGTGTTTCGATCTATTCTCATATCTGCAGTGTGGAGCTTTCAAGGAAACATGCACACGGGGAATGTCTTTCGTCGTGCCATGTTGCTCTTGTGAAAAAGCGTGTGACGCGCCAGACTCAGCCCTTCACTGACAAGCAATGCGAAACAAAAAACGAACGATCCTCAAAAGGGAATGGACGGGGGCAATCGTGCATTTTCACGGTGGCCAGGTGTTTGTAACGAGAATTTCTTCGTCGGACAGTCCCCAGAGTGCCTCTGAAAACCATGGAAACTGTAAGAGGAGTAAGCTGCGCCTCCGTAGACAATGAAATCCGGTAGGCAGCAGTCACGTAGCATTCCGTTAACTAACCGCCTTGAATGGAGAGTGCTGGTGCTGAAAGATCTGTTGCGTTCTTTGCAAACAAGGGAACATGAAATAGGTATTTTTTtcagcgaagcagagagaggaatggGCGGTTTCATTCTGGCAAGGGTAAACTGGCATCTTGCAGACTACTAGCGGAGAGGCGATACATGTATTTCCATAGTCAAGATAAATGGCCCAAAAGGGGCTCATCAGCGTCTTCCCCGATTCAGAAAAGCCTAGACAATTCATTGAAAAGTTCTCTGATCTGGATGTTTGAATCGTGACAATGGCCAACACGGGAATTTCCACGCATTCACAACCGGTCAAACAGAGAGCAAAAACGCTTAAACACGGCCACTTCTTTCTGTCAATGCCTCGAACAGATGGTGCGACACGCGGCCAGACACACCGGCACACAGCCACCATTGCTGACAAACTGTAACCTTGCGTACGAAACTGTGGTTATTGGTGTCAGAAAAGGCAACGTTGGTCGACGGGCACCGCTTTTCCATTCCCGAAGATGTGGCACGAGTTTTAACCGCAGAGATCCCCACAAAGAATACTCACGCcccctcccttctctttgccACTCTCGAAGCTTTAGCCACAAATGCGAGAGACTTGCCCACCGATCTGAAATCGCGGTGCCTTTTTGTCGTTTATACAGAACACGTAATGATTGCCAAGTTTCTTCTACCTAGTTGGACCAAGGCGACACCCGAGACGTCACGGTTCAAATATGCACTTGCAAATGCGGACGCACAGAAGTTCTAACCCAGCGGTAGAAGCCACTTTACTCCTCCGCATCCGAAAAGGAGACCGACAGAACctcagaagaaaagacgtcTGTCTCAGGATCGCCACCTTACAAACGCCTTTAACAGACTTGTGTTCCGTCGCCTGATGGCTCTGCCACTGACAGCTTCCACGCGGAAAAAACGGGAATAACGTGCGACTCGTGTTTCAGTGCGATCTTATCAAGACAGGAAAGTCTCTTTCTCACTCTTCGGGCGACAGAAGGGCACAGTTGCTTCACACATTCCCCCTTTgtgccactgcatgcgcgacaaGCGATTCTTTACACGgatctgtctgtgtgtcgaTACATCTAGGCAATTGCCACACAAATCCGATCCAGAGAAGCTCCCGTTATTTTCGTCGTCCACACCTGTCACTTGGGAGGGGAGGGGGTTCTGCGTAAGTCCCAGTATATTCACACTTCGTTTTCATTTCACGGAATATCGATGGCTTCAACCTGCAGCTCCGCAACTCCTAGAGTGTCGCCGATGTTCACGGCCTCGATGAACGGCCAAATTGCCAAGAACGGACGCTGGAGAAGCTGACCAGGAAAACACTGAACAGGACGGGAGCAACAGAAACAAACGCGCCATTCCATGAAAAGTGTACTAGATGGACAGCAAGCCTCACACCCGATTCTGTGCGAGACAGCTTTTTCTGTTCCGTGCCAGacattttcttctgtgttcgCATTTGCCTCCGGTACCTTTTATCCAGATTTTGTACAGTGAGCACGCTACCCTAAGGCATGCTAACCGAAAACAACAAATATTTGTTGTCAAGATGCTTCAATACTTCGTGGATTTCCGCTTCTCTTGCACCTTTCAAgtccccttcctctccttcgtctgtcctCTAGAGAAGGGAttccttttcctttgtcttcccTTTCCACGAGGCGTCTTCAGTTTAATAGTTACAAGACGATTTCACGGTATGAATGGCCTTCCTTATAGGACCTGAGATCATTGTGCGACCACTCTTTCACTTTCGTGAACACTCGTTTATCCATGGCCACTTTACAGTAGCCGCAGATACCCTACAAGCAGCTCTGGGAATGCTTTTCATTTtaagaaaaagcagacgtTGGATGGGCTAACACTGTCTCCCTtgtcccccccccccgtctgttttctgtactttctctttccgtcAAACAAATTTTCTTCTCACCACGGGCGAACGCAGGGCCAACATGTAAGACGCCCGCATGGATCTACTCTTCAAAACTTGAATCGAAAGATGGATAGCTGAAGTTGTGACAGAGACTCGCACGATAACGATGTCCCCATCGCACAAGCGACGATACCATCGTACATCACCTCCGGGTTGAACTGTCCGGTATGACACAGccctgagaaaaaaaaacgattGGGAAACGCGTTCATTCCTCTCGGGTTTCTGTCCACCGGTGTCCTCTGCCAGTGTTCCAGTTTCGAATGCATTTGATAAAAACAACCGTGGAGGTTTGTAAATTTGCGATGTCTCAACTCTGGGGTTCTCCATTCCTGCTCAGCTCGAGCAGACAGTATCGGGTTCACTATACTCAACTGAAGCACGGCCAACGGGATCCAGCGAAACATCTGCTCAGATATCCTGCAGACCCACGTTATTGATTTGTGTCATGACCACATCGAGATTTCAAAAGCCATTCCATTTAAAAGCAGAAGATTTTTATCGCTTATGCCATCCATTATTGATCTGGGATTACTACCTGCGATAAAAGCTTTAAATATTACCGGGCACCAATTCGTCAACAATTCACGGGGTTTCAATAACGGAGGCTCTCTGTCGAATGCGTGCATCTTGCGGTGTAGCGATTTCAGTGGCAGAACGACAGAAGTTTCTGAATCGAGTGAACTTTGTTTATACTCGGTGTCCGAGGCACTACACTGTCTCTGGTTATTCGATCTCAGTATTCCAGTTACACGCTGTAAAGCTTCCTTTGTGTGACGTAAGTTCTTCCGTAATTTCGCTCCGTTACCAAAAAACTCCACTCGACTTGTTTTGCGcgtgtttctgtgtttcagTCGCCTGCACGAGCTATTTGACGCCTCTCCAGTTGCAGCTTGCCGCATCGCATATTCCTGCAAAACTCCGTTCCTTTTCCCTCGTTCACGACGCCCTACCGGCCGCACGAATCGCACCATGGGTTCCCGGATTTTCGCTATCGCCATATGCTGTCAAACGGTTCATAtgccttctgtttcgtttctgaaGACTCACGTTGGTTCATTCGTGATGGTGCCAGTCACAAACGCCTTCTCCGCCGGGTCCAAGTAGCACACTTGTCCTGAGAATAAACCGGGAAGAATCTTGTTTCTGTGGTGCAGACTACCGGGGTTTGAGCCACTCTATTCATTCTCGTCAGACCTCCCCAGTCCTCGATTTGCTGGCGTACATacgcctttttcttcccccACCTCTCCTTCCCGTTCTACCCCGACAGTTCATCCTGCCGCCTTTCAGCAGTTCCTCCGTTTCCGCCTCTTTCGGCGTCTGATGGTTTTTTCGTGACTTCCCGTATGCGACCGCGGCTCTGTGTAACCAGACAAACGCACGCTACTAAGAAGCAGTTCCTCCAGGCACTTCTCTGGCTGTACGCTACCACCACCCCACTCAGCTGCTCGAGACAACCGAACATGTTGGACGCCACAGAACGGCTGTCCGCCGTGAAGTgctccgttttcctttccgAAGCATTTGCGTGCACGTTCTCGAGGTCTTAGCGTCTCGCCCTTACGAGATTGCGTGGTTTTATCTTCGACTGCAATTCCAAAGTGAAGCCTGCCTTTCGCGGTCCTCACGACCTCGATACCCCACAGAGCCTCGTTGATCAGGCGGGAATCCCCCAGTGTCCACGCCCAGATCAAAGGCTCCGTGCCGGCTTCTCTGAATCGCGGGGCTGACCGGCTCGTGCGCTTGAGCAGAACAGGGTAAAGGCCTCCATCTCGCTCAACTGTGAACTGGTCGTTCccctgtacatacaccgcacCAGCAACTCACGGAATCGCCGGGTCCAGTTTCGTGTGGCACACGCTGTTTCGTATCCCAGAAGCAGCGCTTCGCCCCGGCGCGAAACGTTCGTTCGAGATGTTAAACCAGCTGGAAAACCCTAACAGAAAGACTACGAAAGGTTCTGTAACTGAGAACCACGTTAACTCTGTTGACCACTGCTAAAGGACGAGGACCTAAACCTAGCCTTGAGGCAATGAAGCTGTGCCTTAACTAAAGGAGTGCTCTCGCACCACATTGAAGACATCCACACAGACAACACAACCCtagaaacgaggagaaaataGAGATGTCGCACCTGCCAAGGAAATACACGAGGCTTCGTCTCCAAATGAGAAAATTTGCGCAGACAGGCttccagaagcagcgagtCGAGCAGAGGGTCTCGACAAACTTGAATCTGACTTGGGGACATTGAGTCGAAGCGAATCGACCGGTAGACGGCCTGAAAATGAGAACGTTCGCACACGAGAATTGACTCAAAGAACCTTGTTtaaaacgagacagaaataCCCTTTGACTCTCGAAACCTGTATGAGCATAGTGTTATTGCAATGTAAACACAAGAGGGGCGCGCCGGTtaaaaggaaaggaaggaaaggccGACCAGTAAAGAGCGCCGCAGAAACGAAACTagagggagaaacaaaaGCTGTAGAGCAGAAAAGACGCTGCTggaagcgggagacagaaTGTAAAACGAACCGCTCCCTGCGGTTGTGTCATTTTAGAAGTGAACCATACAAAAGCTGCACTATTTGTTTCCTCGGCAAAGGAAAAAGGGTGTTAGTAGGAAGCAGACAAAAGATGTAAAAACCGAGGAGAGACATTCAAACAGAGCTCTAGCGAtgcgaagcgaaaaagaacggCTACACCAAAAACGAAAATGCAAACCAGGACAGGTAAGAGCAACGCTAGAGATATCAAAGCGAACACAGAGAGTTTAACTCCaagaaggacagaaacgGTTCCTTGTGTGACTGATCGTACCATGGCCATGTCCCGTTGAACGCCGGGCGGAGGTTCAGTGAGAGAGTTGCTTCCGGTTCCTGCGAGTTCCTCCGCTTGCCGAaagtctctttctttccgtctATGTGGAGCCAGGGAAGGCGACAAAGGGTCATCCGCGAAGGAGGCAGCTCGGTAGGAGGCCGAAGCGTGAGAGACTCCTTGCTGGGCTAGCCACGCATTGGCACAAATGTAGATCTGAGGCTCGTCCAACTGAATGTTGtcttgcagaagaagcagctgaagcCCTTTAGGGCCCAGTTCGAGATGACGCATGCCTGTAGAGAACCCAGAATATGTCAATCAAGAGCTTCAGGTTCTCCATGAGGTCCATCTGATGATGGGTTGACTTACGCGTTTCTGCATTTCACTCACGTTATGCAGGTGCCCTCTTGAGACGAACGAAAAAATCGGAGATGCCTCACGCGAGTCAGAGACCCGAACGGAGGCACAAGTCCATCAAAAGCACTAGAAGCAGGCGACGACACACAAAGAACGCCACAAAAACTCACAAATTCGTCAACCATGCACGCGTGTATGTAAAGATGTCTGTTTGCATGTTATGCCATAGAGTAATACGTAATgctatgtatgtgtgtatgttttGCGATGTGGTGAGATGTATGTCCGTTGTTTTTGTATGCATGTTATGG contains the following coding sequences:
- a CDS encoding WD domain, G-beta repeat-containing protein (encoded by transcript TGME49_311870), which codes for MGKRAGEEKTQEEEAMEASSAFSAPREVEVERERKRKTKNGAEQLDEEEEALDFEDPYEDEYDEEDRLAAQMKAGASSDSDAESEVEDEGDDEQGKEEEKVVTRAWRPGIDTLAEGEELDFDPSAYEMLHRATMEWSCLSFDILREPHGALRTKPPHTAYVVGGTQAETSKGNRLFIMKWSDLHKTNQDARDSDDESSDESDDEGSDEDPKLDFRIIAHQGTVNRVRCCPQMNRLVATWSDLGEVNVWDIDKQVKRLDDPGAAGPPPTPHQPPKFTYKDHGVEGYALDWNPVHTGKMLSGDVEGCVCLWEPQEGGWAVSKIMHASKKKKKAAPVRFSGVSEGASVEETQWKLGGSGAGDVFATASNDGGIRIYDTRSSTAGPALALLHAHTSDVNALRWSPVHHDLLLSGDEDGCVKVWDERYGEVPLVVMQWHKKPITSVDWHPTDEATFATSSLDDSVALWDMSVEIDEDAEERDRGAKQMEAEKNDDKMPEQLMFVHMGQEHISEIKFHPQIPGVVISTACDGFNFFKTCNI